In Alteracholeplasma palmae J233, a single genomic region encodes these proteins:
- a CDS encoding ABC transporter ATP-binding protein: protein MEIRLENLTKVFTDAKSKSETRAVDDMTITIPSGKLVGLLGPSGCGKSTTLYMIAGLLNPTGGKIFFGEDDVTDLAPEKRGIGLVFQNYALYPHMTIRQNIMFPLENLKVPKEEAKALTLEMAKLVGIEDQLDKKPGQLSGGQQQRVAIARALVKKPKVLLLDEPLSNLDARLRLQTREEIKRIQRETGITTIFVTHDQEEAMSISDEIVLMEKGVVKQIGGPQEVYENPTNLFVAKFLGTPPIAVYNGSVSKGKVKIGKTTIFSSKELEETEVEAFIAIRPEGYEPAEKGKLKVSYDFIENIGRDLALIAHQENAINPTFRIILQDQNGVTPSTTKFNIKKEKCYVFNKETGERVL, encoded by the coding sequence ATGGAAATTAGATTAGAGAATCTTACAAAAGTGTTTACAGATGCTAAATCTAAAAGTGAAACACGTGCAGTAGATGATATGACAATAACAATTCCTTCTGGAAAATTAGTAGGATTACTAGGACCATCAGGATGTGGAAAGTCAACCACTTTATATATGATTGCAGGATTATTAAATCCAACAGGAGGAAAAATTTTCTTTGGAGAAGATGATGTAACTGATCTTGCTCCTGAAAAAAGAGGAATTGGGTTAGTATTCCAAAACTACGCCTTATACCCACATATGACAATTCGTCAAAATATTATGTTCCCATTAGAAAATTTAAAAGTACCAAAAGAAGAAGCAAAAGCATTAACATTAGAAATGGCTAAACTTGTTGGTATTGAAGATCAATTAGATAAAAAACCAGGGCAATTATCAGGTGGACAACAACAACGTGTTGCTATCGCTCGTGCATTAGTAAAAAAACCAAAAGTTTTATTACTAGATGAACCACTATCAAACTTAGATGCGAGACTTCGTTTACAAACAAGAGAAGAAATCAAACGTATTCAAAGAGAAACAGGAATTACAACAATCTTCGTTACACACGACCAAGAAGAAGCTATGAGTATTAGTGATGAAATAGTTTTAATGGAAAAAGGTGTTGTTAAACAAATAGGCGGACCACAAGAAGTATATGAAAATCCAACTAACTTATTTGTAGCTAAATTCTTAGGAACTCCACCTATTGCAGTTTACAATGGTTCAGTTTCAAAAGGAAAAGTTAAAATTGGTAAAACAACTATATTCTCATCAAAAGAATTAGAAGAAACAGAAGTTGAAGCGTTTATAGCGATTAGACCTGAAGGTTATGAACCAGCAGAAAAGGGTAAACTAAAAGTATCTTATGATTTCATTGAAAATATTGGTAGAGACTTAGCGTTAATTGCGCATCAAGAAAATGCAATTAATCCAACATTTAGAATCATTTTACAAGATCAAAATGGAGTTACGCCATCAACTACAAAATTTAATATTAAAAAAGAAAAATGTTATGTATTTAACAAAGAAACCGGAGAGAGGGTGCTTTAA
- a CDS encoding NUDIX hydrolase, which produces MFNYDLSIGTNSIKKKIDRSAVRAVILRGTKILVLKSDNEEVKLPGGGVEVNETAYDALRREIKEETGYNISKYKVFGVITVTAPSQDNKSVLFSMKSDYFLVEVENKKGQTSLQGYEIDLNFKAEFIEINDAIKINEKAIKNNNLNEIAHRELIALYEVKKLVFDAS; this is translated from the coding sequence ATGTTTAACTATGATTTAAGTATTGGAACTAATTCCATAAAAAAGAAAATAGATAGAAGTGCAGTAAGAGCAGTTATTTTAAGAGGCACAAAGATTCTTGTATTGAAAAGTGACAATGAGGAAGTTAAACTGCCTGGGGGTGGTGTAGAGGTAAATGAAACTGCGTATGATGCGTTAAGAAGAGAGATAAAAGAGGAGACCGGATATAACATTTCCAAATACAAAGTATTCGGAGTTATTACAGTTACAGCTCCTAGTCAAGATAACAAATCTGTTTTATTTAGCATGAAATCGGATTATTTTTTGGTTGAAGTTGAAAACAAAAAGGGCCAAACATCATTGCAAGGATATGAAATTGATCTGAATTTCAAAGCTGAATTTATTGAAATTAATGATGCCATTAAGATAAATGAAAAGGCAATTAAAAACAACAATTTAAATGAAATTGCACATAGAGAACTTATTGCTTTATATGAGGTCAAAAAATTAGTTTTTGATGCTTCATAA
- a CDS encoding carbohydrate ABC transporter permease yields the protein MLERKKDYHAWLYLGVPLLLMAIFTFYPLIRTMLIAFDQGYDDSFHQFSFNFGFSHFGYLLFSDFPWFKTTLVNTLIVVFISVPISTILALLIAVALNSIKPLQKIFQTIFFLPYVTNTIAIGMVFAVLFNLDSGLVNSFLGMFGIDPVNWINSGDAVNGVAASTTFNKMLVLQIYIIWNALPFKILLFIGGLQSIGKQYYDAAKIDSTPKNKVFRKITIPLLSPIISYVLITSFIGAFKTYDSVIGIFGGDWSKTKEIQTVVGFVYNQLNPLTAYGGPSGTDAYALGAAASVILFAIIMTFTAINLYVSKKRVHY from the coding sequence ATGTTAGAGCGTAAAAAAGACTATCATGCATGGCTCTATTTAGGAGTTCCTCTGCTTTTGATGGCAATATTTACTTTTTACCCTTTAATACGAACTATGCTTATTGCATTTGACCAAGGGTATGATGACAGTTTTCATCAGTTTAGTTTTAATTTTGGATTTTCACATTTTGGTTATTTATTATTTAGCGATTTTCCATGGTTTAAAACAACATTAGTGAATACTTTAATAGTGGTTTTTATATCAGTGCCAATTTCTACAATATTAGCATTATTAATAGCTGTAGCTTTAAACTCAATAAAACCATTACAAAAAATATTTCAAACTATATTTTTCTTACCATATGTAACAAATACTATAGCAATTGGTATGGTATTTGCAGTCCTATTTAATTTGGATTCAGGTCTAGTAAACTCATTTTTAGGAATGTTTGGGATAGATCCAGTAAACTGGATTAATTCTGGAGATGCAGTTAATGGTGTTGCAGCCTCAACAACGTTTAACAAAATGTTAGTATTACAAATTTATATTATATGGAATGCATTGCCATTTAAAATTTTATTGTTTATTGGAGGGCTTCAAAGTATTGGAAAACAATACTATGACGCAGCTAAAATTGATTCAACCCCTAAGAATAAAGTTTTTAGAAAAATAACAATTCCATTATTATCACCAATTATTTCATACGTTTTAATTACATCTTTTATTGGAGCATTTAAAACATATGATTCTGTAATTGGTATATTTGGTGGAGATTGGTCAAAAACTAAAGAAATACAGACTGTTGTTGGATTTGTTTATAATCAATTAAATCCACTAACTGCATATGGTGGACCTTCGGGAACTGATGCATATGCCTTAGGAGCAGCCGCTTCAGTAATATTATTTGCAATAATTATGACCTTTACAGCAATTAACTTATATGTAAGTAAAAAGAGAGTACACTACTAA
- a CDS encoding dTMP kinase, with protein MKKNEEKLRVTYPSRSPQMLSLNNFKGTLIVFEGMDGAGKSTQINKLINYLSSKSFESYSVNFLRSTFTKDITSMAKWKNSNPITRVLIDSLGLYEEINNIFLESLKEKRVIILDRYIYTILSRYSVRGIDKNWLKSLLSLLPQPDIIFYIKTNIETCLERKKGSMLSYWECGCDIYGSDPSIRESYSFADYSNAFIKYQTSLDRVMKKILPHNVTYVLNGNLNENDLHNDITKQLRERGILE; from the coding sequence ATGAAAAAAAACGAAGAAAAATTAAGAGTAACTTATCCATCACGAAGTCCTCAAATGCTTTCTCTGAATAATTTTAAAGGTACTTTGATAGTCTTTGAGGGCATGGATGGTGCTGGAAAATCTACTCAAATTAATAAGTTAATAAATTATCTGTCAAGTAAGAGTTTTGAAAGTTATAGCGTTAATTTCTTACGATCAACATTTACAAAGGATATAACCTCTATGGCGAAATGGAAAAACAGTAATCCTATTACTCGTGTTTTAATAGACTCTTTAGGGCTTTATGAGGAAATAAATAATATTTTCCTTGAAAGTTTGAAAGAAAAAAGAGTAATTATACTTGACAGATATATATATACCATACTATCGAGATACTCAGTTAGAGGAATCGACAAAAATTGGTTAAAATCATTACTTTCTTTACTGCCTCAGCCAGATATTATATTTTACATTAAAACAAATATTGAGACATGCCTAGAAAGAAAAAAGGGAAGTATGTTGTCGTATTGGGAGTGTGGGTGTGATATTTATGGTAGTGACCCAAGTATCAGAGAAAGTTATTCTTTTGCAGATTATAGTAACGCGTTTATTAAATATCAGACATCATTAGATCGAGTGATGAAAAAAATTTTGCCTCATAATGTAACATATGTATTGAATGGTAATCTTAATGAAAATGATTTGCATAATGATATTACTAAACAACTTAGAGAAAGAGGGATATTGGAGTAA
- a CDS encoding nucleotidyl transferase AbiEii/AbiGii toxin family protein has translation MKKKIIKEVDSQIFNFLKFMTESFNEIWFKGSYFLHISQELFKRQPNDIDIVIMDKRFSLEKIRKKIVKQYTNAVFKSRETNPYIMYLNLNLEGFTYSIDISVVDYSERKYDVLKLKKSLSEKLEIKILTISKQLITKFLSIHASFRHKKIESFIKDFYDLKILFCLNMPLIEKVLDQNLKDAINETRKVGILMKKNPTHTDIYYNGFLDDTYWKKIEVEYAKYISSFNLDDITIDFLVIRTKFLELLNKVDLSKEI, from the coding sequence ATGAAAAAAAAAATTATAAAAGAAGTAGATTCTCAAATATTTAATTTCTTAAAATTTATGACAGAAAGTTTTAATGAGATTTGGTTTAAAGGAAGTTATTTCTTACATATTAGTCAAGAATTATTTAAAAGGCAACCCAATGACATAGATATTGTTATCATGGATAAGCGGTTTTCATTAGAAAAAATTAGAAAAAAGATTGTTAAACAATATACGAATGCAGTATTTAAGTCGCGTGAAACCAATCCTTATATTATGTATTTGAACCTTAATTTAGAAGGCTTTACTTATTCAATTGATATCTCTGTTGTAGATTATAGTGAAAGAAAATATGATGTTTTGAAGTTAAAAAAATCTTTATCAGAAAAATTAGAGATTAAGATATTGACTATTAGTAAGCAATTAATTACTAAATTTTTATCAATTCATGCATCATTTAGACATAAAAAAATTGAATCCTTTATTAAAGACTTCTATGATCTGAAAATTCTTTTTTGTTTAAATATGCCACTGATTGAAAAAGTATTAGATCAAAACTTAAAGGATGCAATAAATGAGACTAGGAAGGTTGGTATTTTAATGAAGAAAAATCCAACACACACAGATATTTATTATAATGGTTTTTTAGATGATACTTATTGGAAGAAAATTGAAGTAGAGTACGCTAAATACATTAGTAGTTTTAATTTAGATGATATTACTATTGACTTTTTAGTGATAAGAACTAAATTTCTTGAACTCTTAAATAAGGTAGATTTGTCTAAAGAGATTTAA
- a CDS encoding helix-turn-helix domain-containing protein, which produces MENEKKSIEFFRYLEKIRASRNISQEIFTDDIVSMRQYRRYLNGESTVSHDALISLCNRIGLKLEYALLDFESDKLKETQEINHLYNSVVNYDFSDAKEQLKKINRNSLIDNSNRLLFDHISNLILLFNKKNTIEQTFEKTKKLINLETTIENTTFTNTELLILISLFQFDNCKNLDLIAIKLKGYINNEIKIISGHNIKTVVLVLQQLSKYYGSNSHFSEVIACCDTAIKYSNKMFSFYLLEYLYFYKALAYYELQNQSNLEDSLYHCYVALEISNNNQKKRKIANLIKDYIKIDLDKFIKAYYINNS; this is translated from the coding sequence GTGGAAAATGAGAAAAAATCAATAGAGTTTTTTCGATATTTAGAAAAAATAAGAGCTTCGCGTAATATAAGTCAAGAAATTTTTACTGATGATATTGTTTCTATGCGACAATATCGAAGATATTTAAATGGTGAATCCACGGTCTCACATGATGCTTTAATTAGTCTGTGTAATAGAATCGGTTTAAAATTAGAATATGCGTTACTTGATTTTGAATCCGATAAACTTAAAGAAACTCAAGAAATTAATCATTTATATAATAGTGTCGTTAATTATGATTTTTCAGATGCAAAAGAGCAATTAAAGAAAATAAATAGGAATTCTTTAATAGATAATAGCAATCGCTTATTGTTTGATCATATTTCAAATCTTATTTTACTTTTTAACAAAAAGAATACTATAGAACAAACATTTGAAAAGACCAAAAAACTTATTAATCTAGAAACGACGATTGAAAATACTACTTTTACTAATACAGAATTACTCATTCTAATTTCTCTTTTTCAGTTTGATAACTGTAAAAATTTAGATTTAATCGCTATTAAATTAAAAGGTTACATAAACAATGAAATCAAAATCATTTCCGGTCATAATATTAAAACAGTTGTTTTAGTTTTACAACAACTGTCTAAATACTACGGTTCTAACAGTCATTTTAGTGAAGTTATAGCATGTTGCGATACTGCAATTAAATACTCAAACAAAATGTTTTCTTTTTATCTATTAGAATACTTATATTTTTATAAAGCACTTGCATATTATGAGTTACAAAATCAAAGCAATTTGGAAGACTCTTTATATCATTGTTACGTTGCCCTTGAAATATCAAATAATAATCAAAAAAAAAGGAAAATAGCAAACCTAATCAAAGATTACATTAAAATTGATTTAGACAAATTCATCAAGGCTTATTACATTAATAATAGTTAA
- a CDS encoding extracellular solute-binding protein: MKKIFSLITVILAALVLVACESDNRTKIVFWHTMGKTAKPEEGGQALLEAFIKEWEALPENKEYRIVHVSKGGYGELNSAVGTAISAGNEPHLTYSYNDHVAGYLRRNVVQPLDELINDPQYGLSPEEIADFVPGYWAEGKTYDAKGTLYSLPFSKSTEAMFYNKTFFTENGLEVPVTWDDVRAVGEAIKAKSEYADKKYIPVGYDSPDNLFITASAQRKAPYTNINANGQGEILFNNEQSKAMVEYFRNLYFDGLFTTKDQLGGSNTSNKFVAGEIFMSIGSTGGTKYNIPGNENPFDVGVAPIPQFDVDNRKMIQQGPNINLFKNRDQNQVLAAWRFLKYITDTDQTARWSMASGYSPVRLSAFENETYKTYLSNPNNDKKQQVFIDVLKLAQSQSNYFFTSAAFDKSAKTRQEVGTIFSKAFEKDANLDSIFAKAYQEVIS, translated from the coding sequence ATGAAAAAAATATTTTCACTAATAACTGTTATATTAGCAGCTTTAGTATTAGTAGCATGTGAATCCGATAATAGAACCAAAATCGTATTTTGGCATACAATGGGAAAAACTGCAAAACCTGAAGAAGGAGGACAAGCACTTCTAGAAGCCTTTATTAAAGAATGGGAAGCATTACCTGAAAATAAAGAATATAGAATTGTCCATGTTTCAAAAGGTGGTTATGGAGAATTAAATTCAGCAGTAGGTACTGCAATATCAGCAGGAAATGAACCACATTTAACATATAGTTATAATGATCACGTTGCTGGTTACCTAAGAAGAAATGTAGTTCAACCGTTAGATGAATTAATAAATGACCCACAATATGGGCTTAGTCCAGAAGAAATAGCAGACTTCGTTCCAGGATACTGGGCAGAAGGAAAAACTTATGATGCAAAAGGAACTTTATATAGTTTGCCATTTAGTAAATCTACAGAAGCGATGTTTTATAATAAAACATTCTTTACTGAAAATGGATTAGAAGTTCCAGTTACATGGGATGATGTTAGAGCAGTAGGTGAAGCAATTAAAGCTAAGTCAGAATATGCTGATAAGAAATATATTCCAGTAGGATATGACTCACCAGATAACCTATTTATCACGGCATCTGCACAGAGAAAAGCACCATATACTAACATTAATGCTAATGGACAAGGTGAAATTCTGTTTAATAATGAGCAGTCAAAAGCAATGGTTGAATATTTCAGAAACTTGTACTTTGATGGGTTATTTACAACTAAAGATCAATTGGGTGGATCAAATACATCAAATAAATTTGTTGCAGGAGAAATATTTATGTCAATCGGTTCAACTGGTGGAACAAAATATAATATTCCTGGAAATGAAAATCCTTTCGATGTTGGTGTTGCACCAATTCCTCAATTTGACGTAGATAATAGAAAAATGATCCAACAAGGACCAAATATTAACTTATTCAAAAATAGAGATCAAAACCAAGTTCTCGCAGCTTGGAGATTCTTAAAATATATTACAGATACAGATCAAACTGCTAGATGGTCAATGGCATCAGGTTATTCACCAGTTAGATTATCAGCATTTGAAAATGAGACATATAAAACATATTTATCCAATCCTAATAACGATAAGAAACAACAAGTATTTATAGATGTTCTGAAATTAGCTCAAAGCCAATCAAATTATTTCTTTACATCAGCAGCATTTGATAAATCAGCGAAAACTAGACAAGAAGTAGGAACTATTTTCTCAAAAGCATTTGAAAAAGATGCTAATCTAGATTCAATATTTGCTAAAGCATATCAAGAAGTTATTTCGTAA
- a CDS encoding ABC transporter ATP-binding protein yields MKNLKYVKKHICFFILIIMLTIISSFLLTYPIQVLRELIDGVTSTENFVLENFILYASVYVLCVLFSAISNSLRIYLSSKLKFRIASDIRGEYYDIMLKLKLSFYDNADNGELLGIVMQDSEIIAQGIVSPFSNVSKVIFSLGFGIYFMSQINVLLTLILMPIAILFSIVTSVSSWKLKFYAKENRKRNQVLWNFLSRTLKGIRDIKSFNNEKNYHYSFNNESQNMKDNDIKTERYKFRVELINAIFVFFLICASLIIGGYLVIIGNISLGSMVAFLTHNSMLVAPMSGVVLVFQEVLRSKASLERSRIITEADTDEAYSFNSTIDKDCSHKILRVENLSFSYDSSRTVLSQISFEIEQGTVTAFVGASGSGKSSMIKALSTLYSDKIYNGTITLFDNVIEEKNALFARTILSFAFQDTFLFNGTILDNILFSNPFATKEEIKKALNTACIYEMVSLLPEGLETMIGENGALLSGGERQRIGIARSLLKASEILLFDEATSSLDNKTEKKVMHNLLENYKNKTIILIAHRLSTIIESDCIYVFEKGQIVEKGNHQQLMSEKGKYFGLYTASNKKA; encoded by the coding sequence ATGAAAAACTTAAAATATGTAAAAAAGCACATATGCTTTTTTATATTAATAATAATGCTAACAATAATATCATCTTTTCTTTTGACATATCCAATACAGGTTTTACGTGAACTAATTGATGGAGTTACTTCAACTGAAAATTTTGTATTAGAAAATTTTATATTATATGCATCTGTTTATGTTTTGTGTGTCTTATTCAGTGCAATTTCTAATTCTTTAAGAATCTATTTATCTTCAAAATTAAAATTTCGCATCGCATCAGACATTAGAGGAGAATACTATGATATAATGTTAAAATTGAAATTATCTTTTTATGATAATGCAGATAATGGAGAACTTTTAGGAATTGTTATGCAAGATAGTGAAATTATTGCACAAGGAATTGTTTCTCCTTTCTCAAACGTTAGTAAAGTTATATTTAGCTTAGGTTTTGGAATTTATTTTATGTCTCAAATAAATGTACTGCTAACATTAATATTGATGCCAATTGCTATATTGTTTTCGATAGTGACAAGTGTCAGCAGTTGGAAATTAAAGTTTTATGCTAAAGAAAACAGAAAAAGAAATCAGGTACTTTGGAATTTTCTATCAAGAACTTTGAAGGGTATTAGAGATATAAAGTCATTTAACAATGAAAAAAATTATCATTATTCATTTAACAATGAAAGCCAAAATATGAAAGATAATGACATTAAAACAGAAAGATATAAGTTCAGAGTGGAATTGATAAATGCAATTTTCGTATTTTTTCTTATTTGCGCATCCTTGATTATAGGCGGATACTTAGTTATAATTGGCAATATTTCACTTGGATCTATGGTAGCCTTTCTAACTCATAATTCAATGCTTGTTGCCCCGATGAGTGGAGTTGTGTTAGTATTTCAAGAGGTACTAAGATCGAAGGCTTCATTAGAGAGATCAAGAATAATTACTGAAGCAGATACTGATGAAGCATATTCTTTCAATTCTACTATTGATAAAGATTGTTCACATAAGATTTTACGTGTTGAGAATTTATCGTTTTCCTATGATTCTAGTAGAACAGTACTGAGTCAAATTTCTTTTGAAATAGAACAGGGAACAGTAACGGCATTTGTCGGAGCAAGCGGTAGTGGGAAATCTTCCATGATAAAGGCGTTAAGTACTTTATACTCAGATAAAATATATAATGGAACTATTACATTGTTTGACAATGTGATTGAAGAAAAAAATGCTCTTTTTGCTCGAACCATATTAAGTTTTGCCTTTCAAGATACGTTTCTATTCAATGGAACTATATTAGATAATATATTGTTTTCGAATCCTTTCGCTACAAAAGAAGAAATAAAAAAAGCACTAAATACAGCGTGCATATACGAAATGGTATCATTATTACCTGAAGGGTTAGAAACAATGATTGGTGAAAATGGGGCATTATTATCAGGCGGAGAACGTCAGAGAATAGGAATTGCCCGATCATTGCTAAAAGCTTCTGAAATTTTACTGTTTGATGAGGCGACTAGCTCATTGGATAATAAGACAGAAAAAAAAGTAATGCATAATTTACTTGAAAATTATAAAAATAAAACTATTATACTAATTGCACATAGATTATCAACAATAATAGAGTCGGATTGTATATATGTTTTTGAAAAAGGTCAAATTGTAGAAAAAGGTAATCACCAACAGTTGATGAGCGAAAAAGGTAAGTACTTTGGTCTTTATACTGCAAGCAATAAGAAAGCGTAA
- a CDS encoding IS3 family transposase, translated as MIIKVLENEINKYIDFYNNKLKDLTPIEYWSQALN; from the coding sequence ATGATAATCAAAGTGTTAGAAAATGAAATTAATAAGTATATAGATTTTTATAACAACAAATTAAAAGACCTGACTCCGATTGAATATTGGAGTCAAGCCTTAAATTAG
- a CDS encoding carbohydrate ABC transporter permease — protein MTESQKQLKNQRTANIIQKTLVYTFLGIMALIMIIPFYWMVITALKSATEVELSPPTLFPKELIWQNFSEALEKANLIRYFINTIIVAAVSTVFGTFFAILMAFALSRLQFKGRDLIFTILLATMMIPGEMMVLTNYITVSKLGWVDPGGGARVLGGPYYAMIIPFLVSVANVYLLRNTFRQVPNELYYAAKVDGVGDWKYLWKVMVPMAKSSIITIVILKIMGTWNSYAWPNLVANDNFRLITNGLRSAFTNSDTGNTSFHLQMAATIIVTVPLLILFMVFRKYIMTGVSRSGIKG, from the coding sequence ATGACAGAAAGTCAAAAACAATTAAAAAATCAAAGAACAGCTAATATCATCCAAAAAACACTTGTATATACTTTCTTAGGTATTATGGCGTTAATCATGATTATACCGTTTTATTGGATGGTTATAACTGCACTTAAATCTGCGACTGAAGTTGAATTATCACCACCAACTCTGTTTCCAAAGGAGCTAATATGGCAAAACTTTAGTGAAGCATTAGAAAAAGCAAATCTAATTAGATACTTTATCAATACAATTATAGTAGCTGCAGTTTCAACAGTGTTTGGAACATTCTTTGCGATATTAATGGCATTTGCTCTTTCAAGACTACAGTTTAAAGGAAGAGACCTTATATTTACCATTTTATTAGCAACGATGATGATACCAGGAGAAATGATGGTTCTAACAAACTATATTACAGTTTCTAAACTTGGTTGGGTAGATCCGGGTGGAGGCGCTAGAGTTTTAGGCGGACCTTATTATGCAATGATCATACCGTTTTTAGTATCAGTAGCGAATGTTTATTTGTTAAGAAATACATTTAGACAAGTGCCAAATGAATTATATTATGCAGCAAAAGTAGATGGTGTAGGAGACTGGAAGTATCTTTGGAAAGTTATGGTTCCAATGGCTAAGTCAAGCATCATTACAATCGTTATTTTGAAGATCATGGGTACATGGAACTCATACGCATGGCCGAATTTAGTAGCAAATGATAATTTCAGATTAATCACTAATGGATTAAGATCAGCATTTACAAATAGTGATACTGGAAATACGTCATTCCATCTTCAAATGGCAGCCACAATTATTGTAACCGTACCACTTTTAATTCTATTTATGGTATTTAGAAAATATATCATGACTGGTGTATCAAGAAGTGGAATAAAAGGTTAA